One window from the genome of Ignavibacteria bacterium encodes:
- a CDS encoding threonine--tRNA ligase gives MKEADKLYKIRHSLAHIMAQAVLEHFPKAKMGFGPPVDFGFYYDFDFGDERVSSEDFKRIEKSMYKIINQKQEFGISYLSLDDSIKMLEEMGQNYKVEYAKELVESGQAENGQLSFYKNGSFVDMCEGPHVSNTGEIPPKCFKLDRVSGSYWRGDEKRPMLTRIYGIAFETEEEVKDYIKRRELAMQRDHRKLGQELEIFMIDDEVGTGLPLWLPNGAVIRGELEAWAKEVEQKAGYHHVATPSLSKSNLYYRSGHLPYYAESMFPPMVLDENTEYYLRPMNCPHHHKIYGFRPRSYRELPYRLSEYGDMFRYEKHGSLSGLLRVRAMCLNDAHIYCEYDQVKEEFAAVIKLYKFYYDYLRLGNFRVRLSLHDPASDKYVKDEEEWITSENIVREILTENNIEFIEEAGEAAFYGPKVDIQIKNLLGREETVSTCQLDFVMAKRFDLWYSAKDGTMKQPYILHRAPLSTHERMISFLIEFWGGAFPTWMAPTQVMLIPVNEGVVDYANELKQSMIDKGIRADIDLSDDSFNKKIRKAVTKKTPNMWIIGDNEKAERAITWRRYAVQDQMKLQVDSAIEKIVYMRTNRIMDNFADVEI, from the coding sequence ATGAAAGAAGCTGATAAGCTGTATAAGATAAGGCATTCACTTGCACATATTATGGCGCAAGCCGTATTGGAGCACTTCCCTAAAGCAAAAATGGGATTTGGACCTCCTGTCGATTTTGGATTTTATTACGATTTTGACTTTGGTGATGAAAGAGTTTCATCGGAAGATTTCAAGAGGATCGAGAAATCGATGTACAAAATCATCAACCAAAAGCAGGAGTTTGGTATTTCCTACCTCTCACTTGATGATTCAATAAAGATGCTCGAAGAGATGGGGCAGAATTACAAGGTGGAATACGCCAAAGAACTCGTGGAATCGGGTCAAGCCGAAAACGGGCAATTAAGTTTTTATAAAAATGGTTCGTTTGTAGATATGTGCGAAGGTCCGCATGTCTCAAACACCGGAGAAATACCTCCGAAATGTTTTAAACTTGACAGAGTTTCAGGCAGCTATTGGCGCGGCGACGAAAAAAGACCTATGCTCACCAGAATTTATGGTATAGCTTTCGAGACCGAAGAAGAAGTGAAAGACTACATCAAACGCCGTGAACTCGCGATGCAAAGGGATCACAGAAAACTCGGACAAGAACTCGAGATTTTCATGATCGACGATGAAGTGGGTACAGGACTCCCTCTCTGGCTGCCAAACGGTGCCGTAATCAGAGGTGAACTTGAAGCATGGGCAAAGGAAGTCGAACAAAAAGCCGGTTATCACCATGTCGCAACTCCATCCCTGAGCAAATCAAATCTCTATTACAGATCGGGACACTTGCCATATTATGCCGAGTCGATGTTCCCGCCGATGGTGCTCGATGAAAACACAGAATATTATCTGCGTCCGATGAACTGCCCGCATCATCACAAGATTTACGGTTTCAGACCAAGAAGTTACAGAGAACTCCCTTACCGTCTTTCTGAATATGGCGACATGTTCCGCTACGAAAAGCACGGATCACTCTCGGGTCTTCTTCGTGTTCGTGCAATGTGCCTGAATGATGCGCATATTTATTGTGAGTATGATCAGGTAAAAGAAGAGTTTGCAGCGGTTATCAAGCTGTACAAGTTTTATTATGATTACCTGCGACTCGGTAATTTCAGAGTAAGACTCTCGCTTCACGATCCTGCAAGTGACAAGTATGTGAAGGATGAGGAAGAATGGATTACCAGTGAAAATATTGTGAGAGAGATACTTACAGAAAACAATATTGAATTCATCGAGGAAGCTGGTGAAGCAGCATTCTACGGACCAAAAGTTGATATTCAGATTAAAAATCTACTCGGCAGAGAGGAAACTGTATCAACCTGTCAGCTTGATTTCGTGATGGCTAAGAGATTCGACCTTTGGTATTCCGCCAAAGACGGTACAATGAAACAGCCGTATATTCTGCACAGAGCTCCACTCTCAACTCATGAAAGGATGATCTCATTCCTTATTGAATTCTGGGGTGGTGCATTCCCGACATGGATGGCGCCGACACAGGTTATGCTGATTCCTGTTAATGAGGGTGTGGTTGATTATGCAAATGAACTAAAACAGTCGATGATCGACAAAGGCATCCGTGCTGACATCGATCTGAGTGATGATTCTTTCAACAAGAAAATCAGAAAAGCTGTTACAAAGAAAACTCCAAACATGTGGATCATCGGTGACAATGAAAAAGCCGAAAGAGCCATTACATGGAGAAGATATGCAGTTCAGGATCAGATGAAACTTCAGGTTGATTCAGCAATCGAGAAGATTGTTTACATGAGAACAAACAGAATCATGGACAATTTTGCTGATGTAGAAATCTAA
- a CDS encoding redoxin domain-containing protein → MYSKSKTVLIFCIALLITSMTHAQGTTDLTIKGKLTGSDGKPMVKALIFVFDDAMSYFTSTTPTPVGADGSFELKLKNSGMYSVTFCGLGHSSLNMSIPAFDTKGVAEVEVKLAAAKPLLKKNSAGFRSNAEADFFVPAMVQLSGDGKFHYKVNKKLDTLLVQIVPKAYFMSTGFAYPGASYLADSTGGFHTAFFNVKPGFEIVLDPASLPKITGYNMPEIKFISDPVDLKTSYMAADKQTIEFREDNKRLFDYYFDIFKNSKNKVARDFAAMKLYEFNTLAEYPVVENMDEVMAAITPENAGWSRSFYANREIIESMEKDQQIKYLEKMFDYQGDDVKSYILYYFKEKPGIASADKYKEFYEKFKKTVTDEKYAYAMNDLKPPVPISEQTLIDFKVKTIDGKDFSPKQLSGKYFLIDFWGTWCMPCLAEIPAIEKAYAKYKAKGFEIISLAFGSSEEDFKNLRKTNPMPWLHALLNDVDAENIGALYNVEFIPKMLLVSPEGKIIANEETLRDGGLEKKLAEIYK, encoded by the coding sequence ATGTACAGTAAAAGCAAAACAGTGTTGATATTTTGTATCGCACTTTTAATCACAAGCATGACCCATGCTCAGGGTACTACCGATCTGACAATCAAGGGAAAACTGACCGGAAGTGACGGCAAACCGATGGTAAAAGCATTAATTTTTGTTTTTGATGATGCCATGTCTTATTTCACCAGCACGACACCAACACCTGTCGGAGCTGATGGTTCGTTCGAGTTAAAATTGAAAAACTCGGGCATGTATTCTGTAACTTTTTGTGGATTGGGACACAGTTCATTGAACATGAGTATACCGGCTTTCGATACAAAGGGTGTTGCGGAAGTGGAAGTAAAGCTGGCAGCAGCAAAGCCACTATTGAAAAAGAACTCAGCAGGATTCAGATCTAACGCTGAGGCCGATTTTTTTGTACCTGCAATGGTTCAGCTCTCAGGTGACGGCAAGTTCCATTACAAAGTTAACAAAAAACTCGATACACTTCTGGTACAGATTGTTCCGAAAGCGTACTTCATGTCAACAGGCTTTGCGTACCCCGGGGCGAGCTATCTCGCAGACAGTACCGGTGGATTTCATACAGCATTTTTCAATGTTAAGCCTGGATTTGAGATAGTACTCGATCCCGCGTCACTTCCCAAAATAACGGGTTACAACATGCCCGAAATTAAATTCATAAGCGATCCCGTCGATTTGAAGACCTCGTATATGGCTGCAGACAAACAAACCATAGAGTTCAGGGAGGACAATAAAAGACTCTTCGACTATTATTTTGATATCTTCAAAAATTCAAAGAACAAGGTTGCCCGTGATTTTGCTGCAATGAAATTGTATGAGTTTAATACTTTGGCAGAATACCCGGTTGTAGAAAACATGGATGAAGTGATGGCTGCAATAACTCCCGAAAATGCAGGATGGAGCAGGAGTTTTTATGCAAACCGCGAAATAATTGAATCGATGGAGAAAGATCAGCAGATAAAATATCTCGAAAAGATGTTTGATTATCAGGGTGATGATGTGAAATCCTACATTCTCTACTATTTCAAAGAGAAACCGGGAATTGCATCAGCCGATAAGTACAAAGAATTTTACGAGAAATTCAAAAAAACCGTTACTGATGAGAAATATGCATATGCAATGAATGACCTGAAGCCACCTGTCCCTATCAGTGAACAGACTTTGATTGACTTCAAAGTAAAAACCATTGATGGCAAGGACTTCTCACCAAAACAGCTTTCAGGGAAATACTTCCTGATCGATTTTTGGGGAACCTGGTGCATGCCGTGTTTAGCAGAAATTCCTGCGATCGAAAAAGCTTATGCCAAATATAAAGCCAAAGGCTTCGAGATCATCAGTCTGGCATTTGGTTCATCCGAAGAGGATTTCAAGAATCTTAGAAAAACCAATCCTATGCCATGGCTGCATGCCTTGCTAAATGATGTTGATGCAGAGAACATTGGTGCTCTTTATAATGTGGAGTTCATTCCGAAAATGCTTCTGGTTTCACCCGAAGGGAAAATCATAGCAAATGAGGAAACTTTAAGAGACGGCGGACTTGAAAAGAAGCTGGCTGAAATATACAAATAG
- the carB gene encoding carbamoyl-phosphate synthase (glutamine-hydrolyzing) large subunit has translation MQIEKVLIIGSGALKIGEAGEFDYSGSQALKALKEEGIKTVLLNPNIATVQTSEDLADKIYFLPVTPWFVEEVIKKEKPQGILLSFGGQTALNCGVELYRNGILEKYGVQVLGTPVASIIETEDRELFANKLASIDIKTPKSFAVTTVDDAIKAAETIGFPLIIRAAYTLGGQGSGFCDDIASLREMADKAFSYSDQILVEESLKGWKEVEYEVVRDRYDNCITVCNMENFDPLGIHTGESIVVAPSQTLSNDDYQLLRNISIKLIRHVGIVGECNVQFALDPHSQDYRVIEVNARLSRSSALASKATGYPLAFVAAKLALGYGLHELKNSVTKVTSALFEPALDYVVVKIPRWDLDKFTGVSKKIGSSMKSVGEVMAIGRTFEEAIQKGLRMIRQARHGFVGTREPVENLDEMLLEPTDRRIFYLAEAFERGYQVEDIYSLTKIDRWFLSKLKNIFDLKNELLGFNQLQEVPDDLLRLAKRFGFSDFQIARFVLKSSDKEIEKDLLRVRYERKRRGILPAVKQIDTLAAEYPAQTNYLYLTYSGDEHDVVYENDKKTVIVLGSGAYRIGSSVEFDWCSVSALQAARAEGYRAVMINYNPETVSTDYDICDRLYFDELSFERVMDIIDLETPFGVIVNSGGQIPNGLATRLNDQRVPLLGTSAESIDRSENRHKFSQMLDDLGIDQPRWKELTAIEDIHRFADEVGFPLLIRPSYVLSGSAMNVVSNKEDLEFFLNEAATVSKQYPVVVSEFIENAKEIEFDAVAKEGEIFAYTVSEHVEFAGVHSGDSTIIFPPQKIYVETSRLIKKTAHKIARELNITGPFNIQFIARDNYIKVIECNLRASRSFPFVSKVLKVNLIELATRLALGVDVKKPSKSAFDLEYIGVKASQFSFHRLGGADPVLGVDMTSTGEVGCIGDDFYEALLKAMLSVGYRLPVKRVLLSTGPLRDKVELLEPCRTLAQNGVELFATPGTAGFLNDHDVPCSAVAWPDEEVHPNSLDMIKEKKFDLIVNIPKNNSRDELYNDYTIRRSAVDYNIPLITNARLASAFIEASARYSMDDIGITSWDEYK, from the coding sequence ATGCAAATTGAGAAAGTTCTCATAATCGGTTCCGGAGCACTAAAGATTGGGGAAGCCGGCGAGTTCGATTACAGCGGCTCGCAGGCATTGAAGGCACTTAAGGAAGAGGGGATAAAAACCGTACTTCTGAACCCGAACATTGCGACAGTTCAGACCTCGGAAGACCTTGCGGATAAAATCTACTTTCTTCCCGTTACCCCCTGGTTTGTGGAAGAGGTAATCAAAAAAGAGAAACCGCAGGGAATCTTGCTTTCATTTGGAGGTCAGACCGCTTTGAACTGCGGTGTAGAATTATACCGGAATGGAATCCTTGAAAAATACGGGGTTCAGGTTCTCGGCACTCCCGTTGCATCGATAATAGAGACGGAAGACAGGGAATTGTTTGCCAATAAACTTGCTTCAATTGATATAAAAACACCCAAAAGTTTTGCAGTAACCACTGTGGATGATGCAATAAAAGCTGCTGAAACCATCGGGTTCCCTTTGATTATCCGGGCTGCTTATACGCTTGGCGGACAAGGAAGCGGTTTCTGCGACGACATAGCCTCACTTCGGGAAATGGCTGACAAAGCATTTTCGTATTCCGATCAAATACTTGTTGAAGAGTCGTTAAAAGGGTGGAAGGAAGTGGAATATGAGGTTGTGCGGGATCGATATGACAACTGCATAACCGTTTGCAATATGGAAAATTTTGATCCTCTCGGCATCCATACAGGTGAGAGTATTGTGGTGGCTCCATCCCAAACCCTCTCGAATGACGACTACCAGTTGCTCCGAAACATCTCAATTAAACTGATCAGACATGTCGGAATTGTCGGTGAATGTAATGTCCAGTTTGCTCTCGATCCTCATTCACAGGACTATCGTGTAATTGAGGTGAACGCCCGGTTAAGCCGTTCATCTGCACTGGCTTCAAAAGCAACTGGTTATCCGCTCGCATTTGTTGCCGCAAAACTTGCGCTCGGATACGGTCTGCATGAGCTTAAAAACTCGGTGACCAAGGTTACCTCGGCTCTTTTTGAACCCGCACTCGATTATGTCGTTGTTAAAATACCGAGATGGGATCTCGATAAATTTACCGGTGTCTCGAAAAAAATCGGCAGCAGCATGAAGAGTGTCGGTGAAGTCATGGCAATCGGAAGAACTTTCGAAGAGGCGATTCAAAAAGGTCTCAGAATGATCAGGCAGGCACGGCATGGATTTGTGGGTACGAGGGAGCCTGTTGAAAATCTCGATGAAATGTTGCTTGAACCGACCGACAGAAGAATTTTTTATCTGGCCGAAGCTTTTGAACGGGGATATCAGGTTGAGGATATCTATTCCCTCACTAAAATCGACAGATGGTTCCTCAGTAAATTAAAAAATATTTTTGATCTGAAAAATGAGCTTCTTGGTTTTAATCAACTCCAGGAGGTGCCCGACGACCTTTTGCGACTGGCAAAAAGATTTGGTTTCAGTGATTTTCAGATCGCAAGATTTGTCCTTAAGAGCAGCGACAAAGAGATTGAAAAAGACCTTCTACGGGTCCGGTACGAAAGGAAACGAAGGGGAATTCTTCCCGCTGTTAAACAAATTGACACACTTGCAGCCGAGTATCCCGCACAAACGAACTACCTCTACCTCACATATTCAGGCGATGAGCATGATGTTGTTTACGAAAATGACAAAAAAACGGTGATTGTTCTCGGATCGGGTGCTTACAGGATAGGAAGTTCGGTTGAATTCGACTGGTGCAGTGTATCAGCGCTTCAGGCAGCGCGGGCCGAGGGCTACCGCGCTGTGATGATCAATTACAATCCTGAAACTGTCAGCACTGACTATGACATATGCGACCGGCTCTATTTCGATGAACTCAGTTTCGAGAGGGTGATGGACATTATCGATCTTGAAACCCCGTTTGGTGTCATTGTTAATTCAGGGGGTCAAATCCCCAACGGGCTTGCAACCAGACTGAACGACCAGAGGGTGCCGCTTCTTGGAACCAGTGCCGAATCGATTGATCGGTCGGAAAACAGGCACAAATTCTCTCAAATGCTTGATGACCTTGGGATTGATCAGCCGAGGTGGAAAGAACTTACTGCGATAGAGGATATCCACCGCTTTGCCGATGAAGTCGGGTTTCCACTTTTGATAAGACCCTCGTATGTCCTTTCGGGCTCTGCCATGAATGTTGTATCAAACAAAGAGGACCTCGAGTTTTTCCTGAATGAGGCGGCAACGGTTTCTAAGCAGTATCCCGTGGTGGTCTCTGAATTTATTGAAAATGCTAAGGAAATTGAGTTTGATGCCGTAGCCAAAGAGGGTGAAATCTTTGCTTACACAGTTTCCGAGCATGTGGAATTTGCAGGGGTTCATTCGGGTGATTCCACAATTATTTTCCCGCCACAAAAAATCTATGTGGAAACGAGCCGGTTAATAAAGAAAACCGCCCACAAAATCGCAAGGGAACTGAATATCACAGGCCCTTTCAATATACAGTTTATCGCCAGGGATAATTATATCAAGGTGATCGAGTGCAATTTGAGGGCATCCCGGTCGTTCCCGTTTGTCTCAAAAGTTCTAAAAGTCAATTTAATTGAACTTGCTACCCGGCTTGCATTGGGGGTTGATGTGAAAAAGCCATCGAAGTCGGCATTTGATCTCGAGTATATCGGGGTGAAGGCATCCCAGTTTTCATTTCACAGGCTTGGCGGAGCTGATCCTGTGCTCGGGGTCGACATGACATCCACGGGTGAGGTCGGTTGCATCGGTGACGATTTTTACGAAGCACTCCTGAAGGCAATGCTTTCCGTAGGGTACCGGCTCCCTGTGAAAAGAGTATTGCTTTCAACAGGACCGTTGAGAGATAAAGTGGAGCTGCTTGAGCCTTGTCGTACCCTCGCACAAAATGGAGTTGAGCTGTTTGCCACTCCGGGTACTGCCGGATTTCTCAATGATCATGATGTACCCTGCAGTGCAGTCGCATGGCCCGACGAAGAAGTGCATCCAAATTCACTCGATATGATAAAAGAGAAAAAATTTGATCTTATTGTGAACATTCCAAAGAACAATTCCCGCGATGAATTGTATAATGACTATACAATTCGTAGAAGTGCGGTTGATTACAACATTCCATTGATAACAAATGCAAGGCTTGCTTCAGCATTCATTGAGGCGTCTGCAAGATATTCGATGGATGATATCGGCATAACGAGTTGGGATGAGTATAAATAA
- the carA gene encoding glutamine-hydrolyzing carbamoyl-phosphate synthase small subunit, with translation MLGKLILEDGSEYTGTVFGAARSSAGETVFSTAVTGYTESLSDPSYSRQILTLTFPLIGNYGIPGKARHDNIAKFFESDKVQAAGLIVNNYSPEYSHWNAERSLSDWLEEYGVPGLTNIDTRALTKKIREKGSLLGKIVVDEDIPFFDPDKHDLLEKVSVEKVDETGNGKYKIMLVDCGSKTNIIRCLLSRDATVIRVPWNHDFASEDYDGLFVSNGPGNPKRAGIVIENLKKAFQKEKPIMGICLGHQLMSLATGADTYKMKYGHRSHNQPVLLYNTDKAFITSQNHGYVVDNPTIPDEWEHYFVNLNDGTNEGLRHKSLPYMSVQFHPEASSGPTDTEFLFDEFMTMVRRGKK, from the coding sequence ATGCTCGGAAAACTTATTCTTGAAGACGGCAGCGAATATACCGGAACGGTATTTGGCGCAGCGCGTTCCTCTGCCGGCGAGACGGTATTCAGTACCGCCGTTACAGGCTACACCGAAAGTCTCTCTGATCCCTCCTATTCGAGACAGATCCTTACTCTCACATTTCCTCTTATCGGGAACTACGGTATTCCGGGAAAGGCGAGACACGACAATATTGCAAAGTTTTTTGAATCAGACAAAGTGCAGGCCGCCGGGCTTATAGTCAACAATTACTCCCCCGAATACAGTCACTGGAACGCTGAGAGAAGTCTTTCCGACTGGCTGGAAGAGTATGGGGTTCCCGGACTGACTAACATTGACACCCGTGCCCTGACAAAAAAGATCAGAGAAAAGGGCTCACTTCTCGGCAAAATTGTTGTTGATGAAGACATTCCTTTTTTTGATCCCGACAAGCACGACCTTCTCGAAAAAGTTTCTGTGGAAAAGGTTGACGAGACGGGGAACGGTAAATATAAAATCATGCTTGTTGACTGTGGCAGTAAAACAAACATAATCAGGTGTCTCCTTTCACGGGATGCCACCGTAATCAGAGTGCCATGGAATCATGATTTTGCTTCGGAAGATTACGACGGACTTTTTGTTTCGAATGGACCAGGAAACCCAAAAAGAGCCGGGATTGTGATTGAAAACCTGAAAAAAGCTTTTCAAAAAGAGAAACCAATAATGGGGATTTGTCTTGGACACCAGTTGATGTCACTTGCGACGGGTGCCGATACATATAAAATGAAGTACGGGCACAGAAGTCACAATCAACCTGTTCTGCTTTACAACACAGATAAAGCTTTCATAACTTCGCAAAATCACGGATATGTTGTGGATAACCCGACAATTCCCGATGAATGGGAACATTACTTTGTGAACCTGAACGATGGTACAAATGAAGGTCTGCGACACAAATCACTCCCCTATATGTCAGTTCAATTCCATCCGGAAGCATCGAGCGGACCCACGGACACGGAATTTCTTTTTGATGAGTTTATGACGATGGTAAGGAGGGGTAAAAAGTGA
- a CDS encoding T9SS type A sorting domain-containing protein, with amino-acid sequence MEKLFHKTQVLLLFLLIPLISVNAQFGNWVPVDTMANTFSTASPNLGPIASATYSPLIMVLHRANTNYATSSGALVYNISTDNGTTWSRKLPPVNSQIGFSGRYPTLALKLDSGMSPASAKAFSTFGHMSAIPEVDHGAALVSDIMNGVSTSVAFNQMSGQGTSQICWASDTENLFFWVSQNASNGAIMLNRTSDLVNIQSVPMLPNNAYLGAFIPLQGESYKGKLYFGFLAIPPESAASGMYLPGYVTSTDNGISWSPVNWVDFRQAVGMQRFDRLWDYKPNDLFVNYSADMVVGYDGRVHFALGLQDTNQTTSQNRNAIVEIFQQGSYWVGFVISDRLKDYSYTALDGPALGQMGYSVNIAASRYFGIYAVSFVHPGGSNPLDSLCDVYVSFRVEGLGSGVPHNMTNTPGKNENSHHMSPRIYSDLPFFRHYAQIIYNYPMDYTGHFPNGQGYENQPSVIWFNKVDIPIPLSPVEFTTFTAERDGNGVILKWVTATEQNNHIFIVEKKYGDVFYEIGSVKGAGTSTKPESYSFTDNSPLPGAFYRIKQIDFNGSFGYSKEIESPKEFIYEFTLDQNYPNPFNPETFIRFRLQVAGLTTLDVYNSIGERVSTVLNQELQAGEHQVKFDASNLPGGVYFCELRSGGKHQIIKMLLLK; translated from the coding sequence ATGGAAAAGCTGTTCCATAAGACGCAGGTTTTGTTACTTTTTCTACTCATACCCCTTATAAGCGTAAATGCTCAGTTTGGAAACTGGGTTCCCGTGGATACGATGGCAAATACTTTCAGTACGGCATCACCCAATTTGGGACCAATCGCATCTGCTACCTATTCACCCCTTATTATGGTTTTACATAGAGCGAATACAAATTATGCGACCTCTTCGGGTGCGCTTGTTTATAATATTTCCACTGACAACGGAACCACATGGTCACGAAAACTTCCCCCCGTAAACAGCCAGATCGGATTTTCGGGAAGATATCCGACTCTCGCATTAAAACTTGATTCCGGAATGTCACCAGCTTCGGCGAAAGCTTTTTCAACATTTGGCCACATGTCAGCAATTCCTGAAGTTGACCATGGTGCGGCGCTTGTCTCTGATATTATGAACGGGGTCTCAACTTCAGTTGCGTTCAATCAAATGTCGGGGCAGGGGACTTCTCAAATCTGTTGGGCGAGTGATACAGAGAATCTCTTTTTCTGGGTTTCACAAAATGCTTCGAATGGTGCTATAATGCTGAACAGAACATCCGATCTTGTGAACATTCAATCCGTGCCGATGCTTCCGAACAATGCATATTTGGGAGCGTTCATTCCATTGCAGGGAGAATCATATAAAGGGAAACTCTACTTCGGATTTTTGGCAATCCCACCTGAAAGTGCTGCTTCAGGGATGTATCTTCCGGGTTATGTCACATCGACTGACAATGGAATTTCGTGGTCACCCGTAAACTGGGTCGATTTCCGGCAGGCTGTCGGTATGCAACGGTTTGACAGATTGTGGGACTACAAACCAAACGATCTGTTTGTTAACTATTCAGCGGATATGGTGGTTGGTTATGACGGGAGAGTCCATTTTGCATTGGGTCTGCAGGATACAAACCAGACCACCTCGCAAAACCGTAACGCAATAGTGGAAATATTTCAGCAGGGGAGTTACTGGGTTGGATTTGTAATCTCAGACCGCCTTAAAGATTACTCTTATACGGCGCTTGACGGACCGGCTCTTGGTCAGATGGGGTACAGTGTAAACATTGCTGCATCCCGTTATTTTGGAATTTACGCAGTGTCATTTGTGCATCCCGGAGGAAGCAATCCGCTTGATTCGCTGTGTGATGTATATGTCAGTTTTCGTGTAGAAGGTCTTGGCAGTGGTGTGCCCCACAATATGACCAACACCCCCGGAAAGAATGAAAACAGTCATCATATGAGTCCGAGGATTTACTCTGACTTGCCGTTTTTCCGGCATTATGCTCAGATTATTTACAACTATCCAATGGATTATACGGGGCACTTTCCCAATGGACAGGGTTATGAGAATCAGCCCTCAGTGATCTGGTTTAACAAGGTGGATATTCCGATTCCTCTTAGTCCTGTCGAGTTTACGACTTTTACCGCAGAGAGGGACGGGAACGGAGTGATCTTGAAGTGGGTGACTGCCACCGAGCAAAACAATCATATTTTCATTGTTGAGAAAAAGTACGGCGATGTTTTTTATGAAATTGGAAGTGTAAAGGGTGCCGGCACTTCAACAAAACCGGAATCATACAGTTTTACCGACAATTCCCCTTTGCCGGGTGCATTCTACAGAATAAAACAGATCGATTTCAATGGATCGTTTGGTTATTCCAAGGAGATTGAGTCACCTAAAGAGTTTATTTATGAATTTACACTTGATCAAAATTATCCAAATCCGTTTAATCCCGAAACTTTCATCAGGTTCAGGTTGCAAGTTGCAGGGCTGACAACCTTGGATGTTTACAATTCAATCGGTGAGCGGGTTTCGACTGTATTGAATCAGGAATTGCAGGCAGGCGAACATCAGGTAAAATTTGATGCTTCAAATCTCCCGGGAGGAGTGTATTTCTGTGAACTTCGTTCCGGCGGGAAACATCAAATAATCAAAATGTTGCTTTTGAAGTGA
- the trxA gene encoding thioredoxin — translation MTTHLTKDTFLKKVFNYEQNQEWKFEGDKPCLIDFYADWCGPCKMVAPVLEELSDEYKGQVDIYKIDTEAEQELAAAFGIRSIPSLLFVPMNGQPRMAQGALPKPALVDIIDKILIKEEEVN, via the coding sequence ATGACAACTCACTTAACAAAAGATACCTTCCTGAAAAAGGTTTTCAATTATGAGCAAAATCAGGAATGGAAGTTTGAAGGCGACAAGCCCTGTTTGATAGATTTTTACGCTGACTGGTGCGGTCCCTGCAAAATGGTAGCCCCTGTTCTCGAAGAACTCTCTGATGAATACAAAGGTCAGGTGGATATCTACAAAATCGACACCGAAGCCGAACAGGAACTTGCGGCAGCCTTTGGAATCAGAAGCATCCCGTCACTTCTCTTTGTCCCCATGAACGGACAACCGAGAATGGCTCAGGGTGCACTTCCCAAACCTGCACTCGTCGACATAATTGACAAGATTCTGATAAAAGAAGAAGAAGTTAATTAG
- a CDS encoding 2-oxoacid:acceptor oxidoreductase family protein, translated as MKTEEIIIAGFGGQGVLSMGQMLAYSAMIDNKETSWMPSYGPEMRGGTANCVVIVSETRISSPLVTKFDTAIILNQPSMEKFEKAVKPGGSLFYEESTIIQPPMRTDINIYRISALREAERLNKKQVANMVMLGAFLEVKPIVDFQSILAALKKVLPERHHHLIPVNEQALLKGKEIIAEYLKEPV; from the coding sequence ATGAAAACAGAAGAGATAATTATAGCGGGATTTGGCGGTCAGGGTGTCCTCTCGATGGGACAGATGCTCGCTTATTCTGCAATGATAGATAATAAGGAAACCAGTTGGATGCCCTCCTACGGACCGGAGATGCGCGGTGGAACGGCTAACTGTGTGGTGATTGTTTCAGAGACCAGAATCAGTTCGCCACTCGTTACAAAGTTCGATACGGCTATAATTCTTAATCAGCCGTCGATGGAGAAGTTCGAGAAGGCAGTAAAGCCGGGTGGTTCACTTTTTTACGAAGAATCAACGATAATTCAACCTCCCATGAGGACAGACATCAACATTTACAGGATCAGTGCTCTCAGAGAAGCTGAACGGTTAAACAAAAAACAGGTGGCGAACATGGTTATGCTCGGGGCTTTTCTCGAAGTGAAGCCGATAGTCGATTTCCAGTCGATCCTCGCTGCTCTTAAAAAGGTTTTACCCGAAAGGCATCATCACCTCATTCCCGTCAACGAGCAAGCCTTGCTTAAGGGAAAAGAGATAATTGCAGAGTACTTAAAAGAACCCGTTTAA